The Nicotiana sylvestris chromosome 6, ASM39365v2, whole genome shotgun sequence genomic sequence GCAAAATTATGTATACTTATTCAGTTATTCCATCTCATTTGATGCGAATGTTTTGATTAGAAaactaaaagattttttttagattaaatCAATATCAAAAGACAGAATTACTCTTTATCTTTTTCACAAATCGATCATCAATACCATTTCAATTATACTACTTcgtattatttttaaaaaataaattcatATTTGAATTCTCTCCTGGATATTCCCTTTCTAATATAAAGTTTAAAACGCctgataatttttttttctatattCCAATCCTTGCATAGTTAATATTTGCAGTATAATCCTTACATAACTTGTTTCCAACCAAATGGTCCCTTAAAGTATGTTTTCTCATTTTTAACAGAGTGATAGCTTCATGAACTATGCCCACGTTGACTTAAAATATTTTATTCcttccatttcaatttatgtaaaCCTATTTGTTAGAGTCAGAAtttaagaaagaaacaaaaaaattcaaacttgTGATATTAAATATATCATAATATTTGTGTAACTACGTGTCTTTTAGAATTTGTGGTCTAAAAGCTTGTcataaaagaaaatagatttaAATAAATTGAAGTGTAAGGAGTACCAAATAGAGTAAAAAGGAAATTTAAGATTATAAATTTAAACAATATATATAGAAGATATAGCAAATTCGACGTTAGATAACATTTTCCCCTCGCACCCAAAGtcaatacaaaaataaataatattttctGAGTTTAAGTTATACATTCTTAGTATATAGAATTTTTACACCAAATTTACATATTATTGTAATAGAGAACGTAtattattttcaagattataaatTCTACATTTAAATAAGCTAAGGCTTATTTATAAATATCCAACTAATTTAGGGTTTGTTTGGTATGAATATTttccggaaaatgttttccaattttcccatgtttggttgacttaaatattttggaaaacattttccttatcaGCTCATTTTCCTtcacaaaaatattttccaaaactctttctcaacattccccaccctcaccaacccaccccaccccTCTCCAAAAaatgcttttttttttaaattttaaatttcagttttttcgTTACCACCCATCCTACTACCcctccacccccacccccacccaacCCCTACCCCAccacaaaaaaattatttttttttatctaaatttgtttttacaattttaaatttctgttttttcttttttctgcaccacccacccccACCTGCCTTCCCCGcacaaaaaaaaatacttttttttataatttaaatttctgttttttttttgttttactgcCTCCTGCCCCCTCCCCcggataaaatattttttaaatatatttttcagttttaattttttatttatcagtttaaaggttcaaaattttataAGTTCCAAAATTATAAGTTCGGAGGTTTAtatgtttggaagtttacgagtttagaaattataaagtttacgggttcgaaattccgaggttttgaaagtttagcggttcgaaagtttatgaaatttgtgggttcggaaggttgttggtttaaaagtttatggcttcatgtttattatatctaaattatttatgaatactcttgagaagtcatttttcttaatttgcgtaccaaacactggaaaatgaataagattactatttgttttccaagaattttttttcttggaaaatattttccgttataccgAACACACCCTTAGTGTTGTAAAAAAATAATGATtttatatataacttaaattgtTAAGTATTTCGGTTGAATATAGGTGAAtttcaaataaaattttaaaggaaaaaagaaaaaagaagaagcacTTACCACCATAAGAGGCTTTATCTCTTTGCCAAATCCTGTCACATCAGCTTCTTCAAATTGATCAAGTAGTACATCCAAGAAATCACCATTCTTCAGCACCCCTTTGGCTCTAGCTTGTAGTCTCTTCTCAATTACTTCGTTAAATATTTCATGCAACCTTAAATACGCTGGCTCTATACGACGCTTCACTCCTTGCAAATCAAACCGCTTTAAAACCGGAAAATAATCAGACAAGTTAGGTACCCCAGCATCCTCCATGATTGTCCAAACCAATTCCTTGAATTCATGAGCTGTCTTGAATTCAGGGTCCACCATATCAATCGAGAAAACGGTGTTCGATATTAAATTCAACGTCGTTGCAAAAGCAACACGTCCTATGTCAACAGCTGCACCACTTTGACTTTGCTGCCTTATGTGACTCACTAGTTGTGCAGCCTTTTGGTGACGGAGTTCTTGGAGAGAATCGAGTCTTTGGTTAGTGAACATCTGCGTGCTAAGaaatcttctctttttcttccacAAATGATCGCCGTTGACCCATGCTAGGGTTGCTTCTGGGTTCGGCTGGGCAGCAACAGCAACGGGAACAATGCGTGCTGAGAATGTTTTGTCGTGTTTATGGAGGATTTCTTTGGCTATATCGGCCGAGGAGGCAACTATGGTTGTGACTGAGCCGAGTTTTAGAGTCATGAGAGGGCCATGGATTGTGGCTAGCTCGGCTAATGATTGGTTGGGTTTTGAACCTAGCTTTAGCAGTGACCCAATTATTGGGAGACCAGTAGGACCAGGTGGTAGCTTTCTGGATTTAGAAGAGAGATATGGCTTGATAATGAACCATAACAGTGAGATGAAGAAGAGAAAGATGGAAAGGATGGGAAGCTCCATTTTTGTAAGTTGGGATAGATGCAAAGATATAAAACTCCTTATATAGACTTTAAAGGCTCCATTTTATGGAAAATGCTAAAGATATAAAACTCCTTAAATTTATTATCTTATCCATTTTTTTTCCTGCATATGTAGCGACACGTGAAAAGAAGTATttggcccaaaatctccacttacctgtcaaacacctccacccacatattaaacacctccacccatgttggggctacttacatgagagtcatgacaaccatcttccatgatataatACACAAAAAGATAAGTGATTTTATTTTGCGTCTCACACAACTTATATTAATTGTGTGAAACATTTTTTTATTCCACATATTTGTGGATTCATATCTTACATATTTGGGTCCACAAAATTCTGGGACCCACACAAAAAAGAGGTCACGTCTACTTTTTCGAGAAAGAGTCCTAAAACGTACGTGTGCGCACGACGATTGCTATACAATAAGAAAAGATACCTCGTTTTATATACATACAACACACATAGAGAAAGAGTCATAAAACATACGTGTGCGCACGAGGATTGCTCGGTAGATGTAGTAACAATATGTTTTTCCTACGTACTCATTTgaattatcaaacaaaaatcctATTTGTAAATTCCAACTAGATGTATTCAAAAATCTATGTATCAGACATTGTACAAGTGGGATCCTTGGCCACATGTATAGTTCCATTTTTCTATCTTGGGATAGATACaaagatatatatataaactaattAAAAGCATCCTCTTTCCAACATTGTTAGGTACTATTCCCCCCCTTCCGATATTATTGGGTGTTTTTACATCTTCATTTTCATCCAAAATAAGCGGTGTTTTACATAATCAAGAAGACGTTAATTTATGTTTTCAAATTTACTCTTGATTTTTATACTTCCAACGTGAAAATTACAAATTCCTACGCTCTTTATACTTATCAGCTTTGAAAGATGCAAATTTAATTAAGGATAGTATAGTCAAAGTTCTTCTTAATTTTTAGGAGTGAGTAGTTTATTAAATGATGTGCCAAAGGAATATCCACCAAATAATATGCACAAGAGGGAGTAATTAATTAGGGTCGTTAAATTTCAAACAAATGAATACGATCTGGCTAATATTTGGTCCCTTCATTATTGATACTTTTATATGTTGTTGACTTGTTCCATATGTGATAGTATTTGGTTACGCATAAGGTTCAATTAAGTACTTTCTCCACTttttttatttgtcattttaaaaaattaagaaGGTATTAACTTTTTTAACTCCACTCTTAATACTCCAAGAAAGCACGTATTTATTTGCGGAAGATATACATATAAGTGTAATTTAGTAAaatattctttttaatttatgttattaattagtttcttttacaAAAACTTTTGATTAGTTCTGTTAAATAGGTTTCTTAAGTACCAAAATCTTAAACCACAAACAAAAAGTAGTGAAGATGTGTATTTGGTCTCTTTATATAAGAAATATATTGTATTTAAACTATTTCTATAAATGTATTATGCGCATAATATTGTCTAATATAGTTTAAAAAAATTAGCATAACACGCGATATTTAATTCATTAATTTTGTAGGAATTCACAAACGGATAGATCCAAAGCATACATTTCACTTTTAAACTCTAAATGTGTTTAACTGAATATATATCACAAAGACAAAATATTAGTAAAATTATCAAAAGTTGTGCTTCAAAGGAAGTGTACTAGCATTTCATTTAATTCTATTGGTTGGTTAGATTAGATTAAGTGGTCTCACTTCAATATTTTCTATCGAGGGAGAAATATGTTGGGTAATTAGATTGTCAAATTTCATTTTAGATAAGTAGCCCAAGAGCTTTGTACGTCTTTTAGTGCTGTGCCTATTATTCTCGATGTAtgcggtgaaatcggagggtccattTCCCCGTCATCGAGGCACGTCAGAAGATTATCTCGAAGCCTCGAGACTACAAGGCTATGGtcgagtttcctccctcgaggttcgtcgacgcCCGACCTTGAGACAATGTTGGCCACGACtatggtagaaatggggagttcccaaggtacacagctaggactgacagagcctagtggactgccctaaccctgaatcagggtgtcatctagatgtcccatctccgcttctttgtcattaatgtattttgtactatgttggaattcccctcctatataagggggatccttatcattttgtaaagcccggttgcttcagttgctccataCGAAATATACATGAACATTTGCTCTGCTCCATagcatattctcttgatattgttACTTCTGTTTATTATCTTCGTCATTGTGCTTCATTTGTTGCTTATCATaagccataaagagccttcgttgattttattataactgttagccatacttcgaccaccttcgatagctcccaaACGAGCTTCGGAATCGACCTCGAGACCCCGATAAttaacctatcggtttggttatcaccttatccttaactcttatTTCGTTTCTATGTCTCACATACATagtatcaactgcttaacaactagaataaaaatagatcacgtctttttagagtcccataatcaaatttaattgttataaccattttcacagtaaatagtttggcgcccaccgtgaggctaaaaataatagtgattattttcttgctggttttactacataacgcaagttatctttcacgctttctcttgtccaagatcttcgattttaggtcgaaatgtctaactcATTGAGTGGAGGTGAAAACAAAAATCTTGAGGACCACAGAGAAAACGGTGTGGCTGCTCCAGGTGTTGGTATGCCACCACGAAACCTCGAGAACGCACCAGGACCAATTCTGGTGGACGCAGTCTCGCGCGACACCCAACAGGTCGATATAAGCTCGCACACCAACATGAGTGTGCACCAAGGagatcaacaagaagctcagaaaaccccaactagggaagaacgagaggttagcctttatgttatttttgaaatgttgcaggaacAACAActggctattgctcagctacaaagtcaccagaaaactcctagcacagtagcaccggggacagctcccccagccgtcggagagatcgagcaataatggGTCATCATGCTCACGCCTGGCTCGGCCAGCTTCATTCCGAAGGCGCTCCAGGGCCTCCTTCTTTTTATGCAACTGAAATAAATGAAGTGTTATCCTCAGAAGCTAGAAGGCGG encodes the following:
- the LOC138870074 gene encoding geraniol 8-hydroxylase-like is translated as MELPILSIFLFFISLLWFIIKPYLSSKSRKLPPGPTGLPIIGSLLKLGSKPNQSLAELATIHGPLMTLKLGSVTTIVASSADIAKEILHKHDKTFSARIVPVAVAAQPNPEATLAWVNGDHLWKKKRRFLSTQMFTNQRLDSLQELRHQKAAQLVSHIRQQSQSGAAVDIGRVAFATTLNLISNTVFSIDMVDPEFKTAHEFKELVWTIMEDAGVPNLSDYFPVLKRFDLQGVKRRIEPAYLRLHEIFNEVIEKRLQARAKGVLKNGDFLDVLLDQFEEADVTGFGKEIKPLMVDLFIAGSDTSAITTEWAMAELLRKPQVLNKVREEILQQIGTERPVKESDIDKLPYLQAVVKEAMRLHPAVSLLLPHKAQNDIEVLGYTVPKNTQVLVNAWAIGRDPKSWEKPLEFMPERFIKSSVDYKGRDFEFIPFGAGRRICPGLPLAIRMVNLMLASIIQPFSWKLPDGMAPEKLNMEEQFGVSLRKAVPLVAIPIMEENKIIV